agacaaatacctgaaaataaaagattgaaaaaatattgtaaaagacaaatacctgaaagaAGATTATAATAAAGTAAAGATGAAATAAaagattattttaagaaaaactttaattatttcttattttttttatggttaTTATAATCAGAAATATTACTAACAAATACTATAagtataataaaagtaaaaaattacgTCTTATATGTTTATAGCGATTTTGGcttaaactaacaaaaaatcTTACAGCTAAAATTTTCTTATCGTGCGTACTTGCAAATGCAGCtagatatatataaaatattaataattaaaaagaaaaaattaaaaacgaaaaattaaaaaggaaagaatATAAATAGATTAATATTACCAAGAGTGATATccactatttttaatttatttaaggcCTTTTTTCCCGCTTTTCCATCGTAGTTATATAGCCATACCAACTCGTCACTAAATAAGGACTGCATGACCTTCTCTATCGAGGCCTTGGTAGATTTTAGATTTAGGATACTGGCCGCctataaatgtttatttatttataaatatttatatatacagccACTCACACTCAAAATGGGACACTACTAAAAACTACTTATTTTGTATCATTCATCTTAAATATCTCTTATATGTGCAGTAATGttgtcgaaattttttttattttatgtcattACATTGAAACTTAACTAAAATtacgtttttgatttttttttacagtttgattttcaaaatattggcaTTTTTACATATTCATCTAGTTACTGTATGCTCACATTCAAAGTGGGACGcgtgcaatttttttaaagtaccgCTATTTTCCTGACGCTGCCGTCGGCAATTTCTACTTAAATCAGTGTGTTGTGATATTTCATTGTGTTCGGAtgttaatttcttcaaaatgtcACAAAAGCTTCAGATTACAGTCGAAGAAAGacattgtaataaataattataaaaacaacaaatcggTAAGAGAAATATCCAAAATAGTTAATAAGAAGAAGAGCACGGTATTTAATATCATTAAGCGTTTTAAAGCCACTAAtaatactgaaaataaaaaacgaaatcgCGCTGGTAGATACAAATTATCCGACCGCGACAAGAGATATTGTTTAAAACAAATCGAGAACGACCCACTCTTGTCAGCAGTTGAggtaaaaaataagttaaaggaaataaaaaatgtagatgTTAGTGCTGAAACAATTCGACGAGTCTTTAGGAGTACTAATTTTCACGCCAGAGCATGCCGGAAAACATATAAATGACAATACAACGTTCTGGTCCAAAGTaagtgtaattattttaaattttacctaCCTTTTTTTATTCTCTCGTAATCGCTTTAGGTTCTTTTTATAGTCGAAACTAAAATAAATCTCTTTGGGCCGGATGAAAAAAGATTTGCTTGGCGGAAACCTCGTACTGAACTTCGTGATGCGGCGattaaaaaaacagtaaaatatggCGGTGCGTCTCTTATGATATGGGGGTGTATGTCTGAGTCTGGAGTCGGTAAAATGCACTTCGTCAACGGAATAATGGACTCTAAGTATTATATTGATATTCTTAAAGAAATTGTGAAGGAAAGCGTCGAAAATCTCGGCATAAAAGACGACTTCGTGCTTTACCAGGATAACGATCCGATGCATAAGAGTTGGAATGCGCGAAACTGGCTACTCTATAATTGCCAGAAAGTATTGAAAACACCTCCCCACTCTCCAGACTTAAACGTAATTGAGCATTTGTGGGCGGAATTGAAAAAAAGAGTTGCCAAACGTAGAGTGAAAAATATTACCGCTCTGAAGGACGCTGTAAAGGAAGAATGGTATAATATTGCGCcagaattttgtaaaaatttagtgCCCCGACGTCTGCATGCTGTGATTGCCAGCAATGGGAAGTCAACCAAATACTAATCATGCGTCCAAagcaatattataataaaataattttagtgtCCCACTTTAAAAGTGAGCTTCAACTTAAGCAATGTTCAAAccaaaatgcaaattatttattattttttatgaaattaaaggaaaaattgctttgttttgtctttaaatattattaataaaatgaattatgttgaaaataaactttaaaacttAAGCAAAGTTTTCTTAGTGTCCCATTTTGAGTGTGAGTAgctgtatgtatatggaaaaaggCAAACTTACCATAGCGTCAAAGTAAGCTTTGTGTGTAAGGTGCTCCTCCACCTTCAGCAATGTTTGGGGACCAAGCTTTGCAACAGAATATGCTCCTCACTCACCCCTGCGCCAGTGATGCGACTTACACTGCGGTGGGTTTTTGCCGAGAGCACCTTACACTCCAGCAACAATTGACCTTGTGCTTGGATCTCCGCACGTTCTGGCATCTGAAAttcaaaatactaaataattaaaataattttaaaataagtataataattttatttcaataaataccTTCTCAGCAAGAGCGCTTTCTACAGCTGATAATCGATTTATCATGTCTTCTTGCCGAGATTCTATTCTACCAAGACTTTCAAGGATTTTCTGCAGTACCAACACAGTATCGCAACTTATATGGGGTGGCCATACGCTGCGAATGGGGCTCGGCGATACGAGATTGGCTCATTTCTTCTCCTATAAAGAAAGTTTAAATGATTACAATGAAAaacatgtacataagtaaaataaagtCATTTTACCATCTCGCTACCGTGCACTAATGTTCTCCGAGGAAGAGGAGTCAATGGGGAAAGAAAAATCCATATTtctatgtaaaattatagaacaatagaggaattaaaataaatttattcccTATTGGAatagaaaaatacttaaattataaatctgcttttttaataatttgaatgtcCTCATCTTTAATTTCACCTACTAGAATACCTAAACCCGAAGAGGTCACCGAAGGCTCTTTGAAAACATCACCAACTTTGTCAAAATAAGACAACCAAAAGCATCTGGTTGGTTTTGTTGGTTGACAATTTTCAAAGACCCTATTTTATTGCTGtcttttttgcaattaataaaaaacctATCCATTTGAGGAATTTTGCTAGAATCTGtaaaatttcttctttcttCTATTCTTAAATATAATTGCTGTAAAATCTTATTGGGGTTATTAATTGTACGTTTCAAATAATGCATATGGTTTTCAAATTTATGTGCAGAAAAATTATCTAGATGCCCGAATTTTTGAACGTAATCAGTTAAATGCAAAAGACCATGAATATTGAAACTAACCAAATGTTGTccataaaaattactaaataactTAACAAATTCTTTTAACAATTCATTGGTAACAGTGGATTCTATTCTACAAGATTTTTCGCAACTTAGAAGAAGAACACCAGAATGCAATCCGGGATGCAATCTTTTAACACAATTATACCcgaatataacaaaaattgacGATATTCTGTGGACTTCCAGTTGCTTATTTCGTCTAGATCTCTACTGCGTCTGGAAAATTCAGAGAGAACGTAGttgttaatatataatattttttcattcatttttgggcaatattacgattcttgcggcgccgcgatttgatggtacggatggatagaggaggtcctcaggattaaaaaatgtatacacatacatacatataccgtcctcagacttatagttttcgagatatttcactttaaagttctaaaatttgttaaaacaatGCTCGGTATTTCACTATGTTTAACccacttttcacacattttttaattaatatatatttaattacactgtAGACATTcgtatatatcaaaaatttatattaattgtatattttttgagaaaataaatatatgtactttaaaacaattttgcacATTCGAAGTTTCAAGCGATTCGTGTGTTTACATTTATGACAAATAGCAGTGTTGCCATACTTTGTGTCCTGaatatataatcaaaaatttgttttatatatttatgcccctattgcggttttcaacccaactgcatttcagtcgaagtttaaaaattcggtATTGCCAACTTCAACTCAAtccgtcaaaaaaaaattgcggttgAAGTATGAtcgaacttcaactttttttggtattgcggttttcaactctGTACAAGTGGGGTTgactagtatataaataaacttcaacTGCTTAATAGCAGTTGAAGTTCAACATTCGTgcagtgaaatacaaaaaaatattaaagaaaaatggaggacgggtaaaataactattttaattaatgttaaattaattttaattaatattttttataaatttttagaaaaaataaagttgcaacaaaaaagcaattcgaaaaattggtggAATTAATGGAGAAGTTTCCAGAAGTAGGAAGAGGAAAGCCACAATTtggaaacaataaattcaaattgctaaattaaaatcttcgcaaagattataatttttttttttggttatttaagacacaaagttatatttttttattttatttttaattattctggaatgaagtgatattttatatttttgtaccatagtttaagtttacattaaaaaatgaagtgatattgttatttaatgaatttatttaaataaaatttaaatatatgcctgaataaatagcacattagaaataataaatgaaatttaatattttaattatttagaggAAGTCATAATATTATTGCGAATTATTCGAGCCGTATCCTCTTCTTCTCTTTCTATGTCCAAATATCATTGGTCATTGTAGTATGTGAAGTAGATGGTATTTCTTCCGGAGATTCCACTTGAAAGTGTtggcaaatattgtgcaatgcGCAACAAGCATTCACAATTTGCGTAGCCTTTTCGGGAGTGTAATGTAAACCTCGTACAGATAAAAGACATCGAAATCTACTCTTGAGTACACCAATTGTCCGCTCTACAATATTGCGGGCCTTTGAGTGTACTGTATTGTAGCGTGCTTGGGGTGAAGAAGCTTCCGCCAAGCGATAAGGcgtcattaaaaatttgtgcagaGGATAGCCAGCGTCGCCTAAGAAATTACATTACTCCaattatttagcaataaatacgATAAAGTCTTACCCAAGATCCAAGTGTTATTCTGTATGTTGTTCTGTAAATGCACTTTCAAATCGctaacattgaaaacaaaagagtcATGATTTGCGCCTGCATGCCTAGCATCCACATACCGAATAGACATTTTATAATCACAAAGCtaaaaatgttaagaaattataccattttgtttctaatataattcagattttatacatacaataatCACGTTTAAACTGTAGTAGCCCTTTCTGTTAAGATAAAGATGTTGCACTTCTTTTCTTGGTAAAATTATGCGAACATGAGTCCCGTCGATGCAACCAACTACTCCCAGGAAagcactttttgaataaaatgaaacttttgaagcgttttgctcctcctcagtcatttgaattttaatccaTTGGGCACTAATAcgttgttcaattatatttagaacCTCTTTAATTACTAAAGATATCGTAGGTTGCGCCAACCCAATGTTAAAATCATTTCCACTGCATTTTTGATAACCACCGTCAGCAAGGAAACGCAGAGTtgcgcataattttaatataggagGTATGGCCGTTCCTCGCACACGTTTGTGGAAATGTTCCTTCATCTCattcagtaaaaaacaaaatgcttctttatttaatcgaaaataacttatgaatctgcaacaaacattattaaaaaGCAATTCAATTGTGAAAAAACTATGGCTTACTTTGCATTCGGAAGCTTCAATGGATTTGAGTGATCACGAAGGCTTTTTCGTATACGTAGCACATCAATTTTGCCCCCACTATTTTCGTCattgtaatataaatcaaaacttatatccattttttttattgtttattatatatgtttattcactttttcgcgagcgacaactgaattcaattgtttaaatatgtcgtttacaaaattttagctgtttCACTATCTGTCAAATTTCCCTTTCTTAGGTTGGCAACGCCAATCATACTTCGACTGAACTTAGTTGAAGTTCGCAATACCGaaaaagagtttggttgatctgaagttgagttgccttaacttcaattcgaccaagtcgggttgaaaaccgcaataggggcattatatgatatatttatatacacatatataaatatataaatagtataCTATGTAATATAatccatatttatatacatatgaatatatacatacatataagtatattatttaaaaaatatagaaaaatattattatacaatatTCAGTAAATACCGGTTTTATATTGCCAATGgaaactttgaaattttcaacaaaaaaaatttcccgtTAGTTTCCGTTAGATCTAATTCGTTGGAATTTCTTAACGGTGATTCTTTTGAATTCTTCTTTTcttgaagtgaagtgaagcgAAGTGAATTAGTGATTGCGATATTTAGAGACTTTTTCggatttttgtgaaaataataattaaaatgtctcatccgtttttaaattaaaagttaagaattttttctatttttacatcAATTGGACAGCTTGTTTTGAGCAATCGTTGCTGCTTTTAGAGGAAGTTGGATTAGTTCCAACAAGGGATTCCACTCCTCCATTATGCGATAAATGCGGAGAGAAGATGCGACCAGAGGAAAAGAAAAACGCTAAATTAGGATGGGTTTGGAGGTGCGATTCGAAGCCAACAAAGAAAAAAGGAGCGAAGGATTGCAGGCAGTGCATAAGTCCTGCTCGAGGAACATTCTTGGATGGGTGCCAGTGTCATTTGGCTCCGAAAGAAATTATAGCAATCATTTGCTGTTTTGTGAGCAAAATGAACGTGACGACGGTGTATGCTCAATTAATCAACTGGCGAAAGCAAAATGAGGAGCCGATATTGAGCTGCAATACTGTTGTGGATTATTACAGTTATTTAAGGGAAATTGCTGAGGTTATCTGTTCAAACGCAGAGTTTTGTCTCGGGGGAGAGGGCAAAACAGTCCAGATTGATGAAACTTTTTTAACGAAACGGAAATACAACAGAGGACGCGTAACGGGCCAAATGACAATGACGGTATTGGGACTTTTGTGCAAAGAAGACAAAATCTGTCGCTTTTCCGCTTAAAAGCAAAGAGCAAGGCAGATTTGTGGCCTTTCATTAAAAAGTTTGTGCATCCCAATACATCCCGAATTTGTACTGATGATGGAAAGCAATACCATGGCTTAAGTAAACTTTTCGGAGACGGTACTGAATGTTTAACCACCAATCATAGCATTTGGGAATATGTGGAGAGGGGAAACGAAAACAATACTATTAATGACCTCGAATGTCAAAACCGTTGGTTCAAAAGTTCACTTAAAAGTCGCCGAAGCCCAAAATTATTGCATCAGTATACGGCTCTATACGGCTATCGCCAAGACTTCTTAGAAAAACAATACAAAGAAGACATTGGCTCGCAGATAATGCAACTTATATTGGACATACGAAAAGTTTATCCTGGGTATGTAGAAGGAAGTCTTCAGGAAGGGATGGAATTGAAAGAATTGGAATTGCCGACGGTAGAGTCCAAGGATTTAACGGATATTGTTCCTCAAACGAAACGGTTGCGTTACGAAACTGTAGAATTTTTGGTGGAAAATATATCTACTGATGATGTAAATGACGCGGAAGACATTAATGATCCTGATTTTCATTTTAAGGATTTTgttagttaaaatttaattaggattcacaatatttatgtatatatgtatgtaaaatcattataataaatagaaaaaacgtATTATAGAATGCAAAGTTTTTCAGTATTTCTCTCCTTTTGATTAATATATATAGGTGTTCGATcgatgagggttattttttttgaagcgcggccgaaggccgccagtaCAGAAAGTAGTTCGACACAAAGGAACTATGAATACCCCGGTGTTCGATCGATGTTCGATcgatgagggttattttttttgaagcgcggccgaaggccgccagtaCAGAAAGTAGTTCGACACAAAGGAACTATGAATATCCCGGTGTTCGATcgatgagggttattttttttgaagcgcggccgaaggccgccagtgcagaaagtagttcgaCACAAAGGAACTATGAATATCCCGGTGTTCGATcgatgagggttattttttttgaaacgaggccgaaggccgccagtgCAGAAAGTGGTTCGACACAAAGGAACTATGAATACCCCGGTGTTCGATCGATgaaggttatttttttttaaacgaggccgaaggccgccagtaCAGAAAGTGGATCGACACAAAGGAACTATGAATACCGCGGTGTTCGATcgatgagggttattttttttgaagcgcggccgaaggccgccagtgcagaaagtagttcgaCACAAAGGAACTATGAATACCCCGGTGTTCGATCgatgagagttattttttttgaaccaCGGCCGAAAGCCGCCAGTGCCGAAAGTAGTTCGACACaaaggaatattattttttatctttatttatcaaTTAACATAATATACAAAAACCATTTGTaccattttctttatatatgttaaacagaaaaatttttaatcgttttttttaaaagacaatatgtggcaacactggTATTTGTCATGACatgtaaagaaaaacaaaacaaaacaagtaaggaagggctaagttcgggtgtcaccgaacattttatactctcacacgataaagtgataatcgagatttaattatcagtcatttacatatttttcaaataccgtattagtgtaaagttttattccgctatcatcattggttcctaatgtacatatcgtcaTCTGAAtccaaaaattcgaaattgagagtcttattgattacgcttcattacttcaaattacatacgtAGTATTAGATATGTTCAACgttttcaggttctgcggtcagatctataccacttttaaccaacattaaaattttgtttcacatatgttccattttatttcgtgtttcattcatgccactgtaaatttccgaaaatgttacgcatttcaggtgacgatatacatacatatattatacagagaaggcatcagatggaattcaaaatagcgttatattggaagaaggcgtggttgtgaaccgatttcacccatatttcgtacatgtcatcagggtgttaagaaaatactatataccgaatttcattgaaatcggttgagtagttcctgagatatggtttttggtccataagtgggcgacaccacgcccattttcaatttttaaaaaagcctgggtgcagcttccttctgccatttcttccataaaatttagtgtttctgacgttttttgttagtcggttaacgcacttttagtgattttcaacataacctttgtatgggaggtgggcgaggttattatccgatttcttccatttttgaactgtatatggaaatgcctgaaggaaacgactctaaagagtttggttgacatagctacaatagtttccgagatatgtacaaaaaacttagcaggcgcggggccacacccacttttccaaaaaaattacgaccaaatatgcccctctc
The Bactrocera tryoni isolate S06 unplaced genomic scaffold, CSIRO_BtryS06_freeze2 scaffold_957, whole genome shotgun sequence genome window above contains:
- the LOC120782128 gene encoding putative nuclease HARBI1, whose amino-acid sequence is MSIRYVDARHAGANHDSFVFNVSDLKVHLQNNIQNNTWILGDAGYPLHKFLMTPYRLAEASSPQARYNTVHSKARNIVERTIGVLKSRFRCLLSVRGLHYTPEKATQIVNACCALHNICQHFQVESPEEIPSTSHTTMTNDIWT